A segment of the Flavobacteriales bacterium genome:
CCATGATGGTCAAAACTGGTACCGTAAACCGTACTGAGGTCCTCTTTCAAGGCTACAAAGCCCCAGATAGGCCCCCAAAGGCCGGTTCCCACCATAGGAATAACCGTAAAGCTGCCTTTGTCTGTTTCACAAATGAACAGGGGATAGTTCCTTTGATCCTCGGACAAACTTTTATATTCCTTTCTGACATCTATATTGAATCCGTCCTTTTTATCTTTTGCGTCGATGTTGCCCACATTTTCAGAAACCGGTTGTCCGCTTCCGCTGTGGTCAAGGACTACGCGTTTCTTCACATACTTATCAAACAGCGCCGGCGCCTCGTCCATGGTAGCTTCAATTCCAATCGTCTGAAGGATGTTTTGCATTTTCTCATGCATCTGGTTCCTTTCCTGGAATGGTTTCAGGCTGATGGCCGCAACGGACAGAATAGTGGCCACCACCACCACCATGATGCCGGCAAACATAAACGTATAA
Coding sequences within it:
- the nqrC gene encoding NADH:ubiquinone reductase (Na(+)-transporting) subunit C codes for the protein MNKEGSTYTFMFAGIMVVVVATILSVAAISLKPFQERNQMHEKMQNILQTIGIEATMDEAPALFDKYVKKRVVLDHSGSGQPVSENVGNIDAKDKKDGFNIDVRKEYKSLSEDQRNYPLFICETDKGSFTVIPMVGTGLWGPIWGFVALKEDLSTVYGTSFDHHGETPGLGAEIKTPAFQAQFVDKKIFEGNELASIHVVKGGAKEGDVHGVDAITGGTVTSTGVDEMISRTLKVYETYLKNNKQ